A region from the Silene latifolia isolate original U9 population chromosome 7, ASM4854445v1, whole genome shotgun sequence genome encodes:
- the LOC141592386 gene encoding chaperone protein dnaJ 15-like: MDMEIDLSNLGTVNTMFAALFSKLGVPIKTTISANVLEEALNGTVIVRPLPIGTSVSGKVDKQCAHFFGVTISDEQAEAGIVVHVTSAAQSKFKV; the protein is encoded by the exons ATGGATATGGAAATCGATTTATCCAATCTTGGGACTGTGAATACAATGTTTGCTGCTTTATTCAG TAAGCTTGGTGTTCCCATAAAAACAACAATTTCTGCTAATGTATTGGAAGAAGCATTGAACGGAACTGTGATTGTTCGCCCACTTCCCATTGGAACATCAGTTAGTGGAAAG GTAGATAAGCAATGTGCCCACTTCTTTGGTGTGACAATTAGTGATGAGCAAGCCGAGGCAGGAATTGTAGTTCATGTTACTTCTGCTGCCCAAAGCAAATTTAAGGTATAG